The following are encoded together in the Parabacteroides chongii genome:
- a CDS encoding GAF domain-containing protein: MAENLIISVGNKEQQYQTLFPQIESLLAGENDTIANMANVAAALKQTFNFFWVGFYIVKDDMLVLAPFQGPIACTRIRYGKGVCGTAWKETATQIVPDVDLFPGHIACNSDSKSEIVVPVIRDGKVVAVLDIDSDELNSFDETDAVYLEKICRLI, encoded by the coding sequence ATGGCAGAGAACTTAATCATAAGCGTTGGAAATAAAGAGCAGCAGTATCAAACACTATTCCCCCAGATAGAGTCATTACTGGCTGGTGAAAACGACACGATCGCCAATATGGCAAATGTAGCAGCGGCACTGAAACAGACATTCAATTTCTTTTGGGTCGGTTTCTATATCGTCAAAGACGATATGCTGGTGCTCGCTCCTTTTCAGGGACCGATAGCTTGCACACGTATCCGGTATGGCAAAGGCGTTTGCGGTACGGCATGGAAAGAAACAGCCACTCAAATTGTTCCAGACGTAGATCTATTCCCCGGACATATAGCCTGTAACTCCGATTCGAAATCTGAAATTGTAGTTCCGGTTATTCGTGACGGGAAAGTGGTAGCTGTACTCGATATCGACAGCGATGAGTTGAATAGTTTCGATGAGACAGATGCTGTTTATCTGGAGAAGATATGCCGGTTGATTTAA